The Alosa alosa isolate M-15738 ecotype Scorff River chromosome 9, AALO_Geno_1.1, whole genome shotgun sequence genome includes a region encoding these proteins:
- the LOC125300750 gene encoding uncharacterized protein LOC125300750: MYSKYRYQDDILSQLHFLCTDPEYRWKTATCILSLVVILSWLLGRWRQEDEDCCDPDSDLLMYLSSQINTLDTECLNSEELLKEITANIVNCTARKKAHKHDAYSSQSEDTDVGLSDLFSHNPILWETLSGPTQKSGRDHMFLQKSYDDPSSESEKTSHTSGLGRYVGLSDYSISTMSTTINSSSFSLCPTSSDISLSDEMSESDQSSLTTISTVTTASNCGLKVSRQRQLWKRAILFVRIVVMLLPQRLRQKKYVSFQEWKGEENMNCSDTSVISDSHLDSSDNSFQHKRAMFEKYFKIAEAFNKQPKPLMPNQSQHVGQAQTDLKKEKVENIMASVADGPPVLPCLGKEVTDALERSLKCNMGNVHLQNKVPLTCQDLYDNGSPPSSSELGKALESEITPLYSRHCRGDETKENVTARRPHFVVADQNHERNDQTSFWEVKPVTIAANYQSLRLETADIKDNSSQEDSQKPNSPVKGRGTHKDMVDGIITLGGTSVELADKQKCQEEITFSQHQIPSGSGLNSCLKSASEPDLSTLSSREAKAQGVDKVALNPINLNLRQMYWERKMKTPTLYHPSLRMLTTNAHGQWSSKKHLEKETPPLEEARTLTFTKGIKGKLEFNIKQKVLYQLLGLPLVVQRSLDTTMRTSHMVKDLKMLPNSSEEETLRKLRQERTSLQKWNFPKRIVKSLKTFEMPKAMGLKNLSLCNDKKTKKSKMPLSNDNNQGPAIQDSCKRSDTDTETGNTGHSSHT; this comes from the exons ATGTATTCAAAATACCGATATCAAGATGATATCCTCAGTCAACTACATTTCTTATGTACCGACCCGGAATATCGTTGGAAAACGGCCACATGCATCCTCTCCCTAGTTGTGATTCTGTCTTGGTTACTCGGCAGATGGCGTCAGGAG GATGAAGACTGCTGTGATCCAGATTC AGATCTGCTGATGTATCTGTCCTCACAAATAAACACCTTGGACACAGAATGTTTGAACAGTGAGGAATTGCTGAAAGAGATCACAGCGAATATTGTGAATTGTACAGCGAGAAAGAAAGCCCACAAGCATGATGCCTATTCCAGTCAGTCTGAGGATACGGATGTTGGCCTATCAGATTTATTCTCTCATAATCCGATACTCTGGGAAACACTCAGTGGGCCTACCCAGAAGTCAGGGAGAGACCATATGTTCTTACAAAAAAGTTATGATGACCCAAGTAGTGAAAGTGAAAAGACGAGCCACACATCTGGTTTAGGccgatatgtaggcctatcagacTATTCCATTTCCACCATGTCAACTACAATTAATTCTTCATCATTCAGCCTTTGTCCCACGAGCAGTGATATCAGCCTGTCAGATGAAATGTCCGAGTCTGACCAAAGCTCACTTACCACTATCAGTACGGTAACAACAGCATCAAATTGTGGCTTGAAGGTCAGTCGACAGAGGCAGTTGTGGAAACGTGCTATATTGTTTGTCCGCATTGTGGTGATGTTGCTTCCGCAGAGATTAAGACAGAAAAAATACGTATCATTTCAAGAGTGGAAGGGAGAAGAAAATATGAATTGCTCTGACACAAGTGTGATTTCAGACAGCCATCTCGATAGCTCTGACAACAGTTTTCAGCATAAACGGGCTATGTTtgagaaatattttaaaatagcaGAAGCTTTCAACAAACAGCCAAAACCCCTTATGCCTAATCAGTCTCAACATGTTGGTCAGGCTCAAACAGacctgaaaaaagaaaaggtagAGAATATCATGGCATCCGTGGCTGATGGGCCGCCTGTTCTTCCATGTCTTGGTAAGGAGGTGACAGATGCCCTGGAACGGTCTTTGAAATGCAATATGGGAAATGTTCACCTACAAAATAAGGTTCCGCTGACATGTCAAGATTTGTATGATAATGGATCACCACCATCTTCATCTGAACTGGGCAAGGCTCTTGAATCTGAAATCACACCACTCTACTCAAGACACTGTCGTGGTGATGAAACTAAAGAAAATGTCACTGCCAGAAGACCACATTTTGTTGTTGCTGATCAAAATCATGAGAGAAATGACCAGACCAGTTTCTGGGAAGTTAAACCAGTTACCATAGCAGCAAATTACCAAAGCCTGAGATTGGAAACGGCCGATATAAAAGACAACAGCTCTCAAGAGGACTCTCAAAAGCCTAATAGTCCAGTTAAGGGAAGAGGTACTCACAAAGACATGGTTGATGGGATTATCACTCTGGGAGGCACTAGTGTGGAACTGGCAGACAAGCAAAAGTGTCAGGAGGAAATAACATTTAGTCAACATCAAATTCCATCTGGGTCAGGTCTCAATAGCTGTTTGAAGAGTGCCAGTGAACCAGATCTGTCCACCCTCTCCTCCAGAGAAGCAAAGGCACAAGGCGTAGACAAAGTAGCTCTTAACCCAATCAACCTGAACCTGAGACAGATGTATTGGGAGCGAAAGATGAAAACACCCACACTCTATCACCCGTCCTTACGAATGTTGACGACCAACGCCCATGGTCAGTGGTCATCCAAGAAACATTTAGAAAAAGAAACACCACCATTGGAAGAAGCCAGAACTCTTACTTTCACAAAAGGCATTAAAGGCAAGCTGGAGTTCAACATCAAACAGAAGGTGCTGTACCAGCTTTTGGGTCTTCCGTTGGTGGTACAGAGATCTTTGGATACCACCATGAGAACATCACATATGGTGAAAGATTTGAAAATGCTTCCTAACTCAAGTGAAGAAGAAACTTTGAGGAAACTTCGCCAGGAAAGAACATCTCTCCAGAAGTGGAATTTCCCAAAACGTATTGTGAAATCACTCAAAACATTTGAGATGCCTAAGGCTATGGGCCTCAAAAACCTCTCTCTTTgcaatgacaaaaaaacaaaaaaatcaaagaTGCCCTTGTCAAATGACAATAACCAAGGCCCAGCCATCCAGGACAGTTGCAAGAGATCTGACACTGATACAGAGACTGGCAACACTGGTCATTCCTCTCACACGTGA